The following proteins come from a genomic window of Sulfitobacter indolifex:
- a CDS encoding YIP1 family protein — protein MDIASLTQLAQTTLRSPRTAARTIAALPLGREVIWTSLALVAALNALVISAMFVIAPPAMALPTYFQSPLVLFALLAGLMLLYVYALSWVGSAMGGQGAVEPLLAAVVWLQALRLCAQMGILLLTLALPPVALLASFVVTFWGLWILLNFVAELLHLPGLLHAAAVLAGAALGVLLGLGLLLSLFGLTAQGV, from the coding sequence ATGGACATTGCTTCGCTGACCCAACTTGCGCAAACCACGCTGCGCAGCCCCCGTACAGCGGCGCGGACGATCGCGGCCCTACCGTTGGGGCGAGAGGTGATTTGGACATCGCTCGCCTTGGTTGCGGCGCTGAACGCGCTGGTGATTTCGGCGATGTTTGTGATCGCGCCCCCCGCCATGGCGCTCCCGACCTATTTTCAATCGCCACTTGTGCTATTTGCGCTGCTGGCCGGGTTGATGCTGCTCTATGTCTACGCACTCTCTTGGGTCGGCAGCGCTATGGGCGGGCAGGGCGCGGTTGAGCCGCTCTTGGCCGCTGTTGTGTGGCTGCAAGCGCTGCGGCTCTGTGCGCAGATGGGGATCCTTCTGCTGACCTTGGCCCTGCCACCTGTCGCGCTGCTGGCCTCTTTCGTCGTTACCTTTTGGGGTCTTTGGATCCTGCTGAATTTCGTGGCCGAACTGCTGCATCTGCCGGGGCTGTTGCACGCTGCCGCCGTGCTGGCAGGGGCCGCGCTTGGGGTCTTGCTGGGTCTTGGTCTCTTGCTGTCTTTGTTCGGGCTCACCGCCCAAGGAGTTTAA